A segment of the Nilaparvata lugens isolate BPH chromosome X, ASM1435652v1, whole genome shotgun sequence genome:
AGAGTCAGTTACCGGTGTCCGGAGCCGGTTACCGGCGAGAGGGGGGGGGGGCTTCTTTGTTCGCGGAGAGAGATTCAATTAGGCTTAGCATTTTTTCTATCAGCCATGGGCGTCATGTCTCTTCATTGATTGGCGATAGTGGCACGATTTCAAGCGTGATGAGCAATGTGTATCCTGGTGCACCTATGGAGTATGTATATTGGGTTGCTTGCTCTCGAGTCAGGAGGTTGCTCACTATTCAGTGAAtgattttgttgtttttctggCTGGAACCAATAACATCAATTCAGATTGCAACGAACAAACAATAACACATCTCTTTGCTCAGCTTAATAATGCGATAAGCAGCTTAGCCCATACAAACTTAATTTTATGTACGCTTCCACACAGATACGATCTTGCTAAGGGGTCACCTATTCATGTTTTTGTTAGGAAGTTGAATAGTGCAATAGAAAAAATGGCCTCCGATAACAAGCTCGCAATTATAAGACTGTATAGCTTTACAAGAAGGTAACTTCATGTAATAATTGGGGAAAAAATACTTTTCCAGGAAAATATTGGACATTGTTGAGTCGTACATGAAGGATAAGCCTGGTGCTATTTGTGGTTCTGTTTCTTGTGATGTTTTCAATTGATCACCGCCTCACCGGCCTCTGATTTGGCCTCAAGCACTAGTTTTGAATTGAGTGGATCGACTGTAGAAGGCAGTAGGGAAACTCCAGGGTGGAAACTTCCAACAGATTTTTTAGAGTTAGAGATGAACGAGTCCTTTCGGATAAACAGGGTAtgaatagaagaaataataaatttttatttgttatcaatttgaatatacAGGGTGTCACAAAAAAACTTGATGATGTTGAGCTTGTTTGTCCGGTAGATCCATTGGTAATTACATTGACTGAACACTGGTTAACCGCTAATAATATTTCCATTCTCAATACACTCTCCAAGTATCAGCTAGCTTCACATTACTgtagaaagaataaaaatagaggAGGAGTTTATATACTTTTTAAAAAAGGATATTGAATTCAGAATCCGAGATGATATTAAATAGCATATAATAAATAGCATATTTGAATGCGCGTCTAtagaatttaatttaaaatatggAGGTATGGACCTGCTTTTCCTGATTGTTGTAATTTACAGAACTCCAAACAGTGATATCCAGTGTTTTCTTCAACGCCTATGAGAGGCTTCTTCATCATATCAATACGGGCACTATTAGATACAGGAAAGTCTTTCTTTGTGGTGATTTTAACATTGAATTGTTGAAGGAatcataaaaaaaattgaattcacaAAATTAACAAATTCTAATAATTTAAACTTTGTTTCAACTGTGCCAACTAGAGTTACAACTCAGACTGCTACATGTATTGATAATATCATAACAAATGCTGGCTTGGAggatatttaataatatgaaatcaaTAATGTGAAGTATATCAAGGATATTAATAATATCCATAATAATAAGTTCAAgaatactaattaataatatgaagtGATATAACTACAGTAAAAGGAAAAAATACTAAAATGGTATGTAGATTATATTTACAAATGTAACTTGGCATCACCAGCAAGAGGATAAATCCTTGCTAGCTGGTGACATTTGATTCAGGAATTCAATTAAAGAATAAAACTTATTAAATTGGTTTTTTCCTGACTGAAAGATACATAGAGAGAAAATATCTGACctttaaaatatgttttaaaaattaGATGAGCTGTCAATTGATACAAAACAATACCGTATTATTTATGTTTAGTGAACACATATTGTACACTTTGttgttttataaaataggatatgtaatctacataaataaagaaactCAATTTGGAATTTTGATTTGCTATGTTGATATACTGTTCTTACGGCTTGTATGATTCATTTTATACCGTTTTTGAACAATTGTTtgacaaaaaatttcaatttcagacTTGCGAACAAAAAGAGTCAGTTCTTAGTAGAAGACAAAACCAGATGATATTACTGACTAGTTCTGATGGCTCTGCTGGCTGTTTTCATGTGCCCAACTCAAAAGATTCCGGTAAAAAGAAATTTACAATTACTTGCCAAAACTCGAGAAGGTTTCGCAGTGCCAGAGAGAGGTGGTGGTTTATTGCTATCAgtaattgtaattcaacaaaagtaagcaatttatttattcattcattgagcATAAAATCAATGCAGAAAGATTAAACGGCATTTGCCCAAAAAAACCTGCTACAATTcctaattgaataattattagaaatggGAAGAAGCATGAATAATTGATTGGCTAAAAAGTGCTATTCTAGTGAGGAGTGatctttttcatgaaaagttttCATGACTAAAATAATGTATTGTAAAAAGGAAATATCTGATTTAGTTGCatctaaatcaaatcaaatagctttttattcataaaatcataatacaatttataaaaattcattttaacGTTTATCAAATATGCAGAATATATGTTCTAACTTTGCTCTAAAATATTTAcagtcaataaaatatttattttcaatacacATTCAGTGGCGGCTCGTCCATTAGGACGCAGCGCTCCCATTactaaatccattttcaaaattatgttcaGTATTTGAAAGGatggaataaaattaatatcaatattgtacATTTTATAAGATGTAAACGAAAAATGAATAAGAGTACTATAATGCTGTCAGCTGGACAGTGCTTTGCGCAGAGGTAGCAAGCTATTCGCTATGAACACGTAGGTGGAGGGGATTTCAAAAACGTCGGAAGCGCCCCTGGCGGAATTTTTCCTAAATTAATTCGTCATTTAGGTCACAATTTAACATGGGGACGAGGATAGAGATGTTGCATTAAGAACGTAAAATAGTTGTTATTGTCTCTTGTTATTATaaagataatattaatattagtaAGGTCATTCTTCTAAcaattcattattcccaaaaatTGATAGGTTTGATGAAGAAAATAGATTgtagttttcaattgaaatcgGAGATTGTATGCATAACCGTTATGTAGGTGCacatcaaactgtcagcattccttataaataacatcaatttctTCTAATTCAGCTAATCCTGATAGATTAGAGTGAGTTTAAGTCTaagtatattttttttttacttgaaaGCAAATGACGATTCCTTAATTTATCACACCTGTCTGTATTGGAATTACTATCATCACAGAATACAACaatgctgtattctgtgctaTCATTCACAACATTTCGACTCTCTTATCACAGCTGTGATAAGCTGTGATAAGTAAATAATCTGACTTGAGATCGAAATAATATTATGGAATCCAACTGTCAAATATGGGTTGAATAACTCCAATTCGGTTCTACAATCATTGGTCACAAAAATATCCACCATAAATCCATACTCAATTACAAAAGGGCTTTTATATACTTTGCTCCTATAGGCCTAATTTTGTGTTAAATTGAGGCCAATTTATTGGTTTTCTCTCCCTACTATTATAAAGCATAGAGCTACCTTTCTCTTGTACTTCACTTACATAGTTGTCTCAGTTTGTGACTATACCAAGCCCATATTCtactgatataataatattattataattattatattattacttaATAGTGAGTTTCTACTTTCTAGAATTCTAGGTTATCTATATTAAGAGCAAGAATAAAATTTTCAGCTTTGTTCAACTTATTGGCAAATTTCATCCGTGggttttctctttctatttcttttcaaattcttcatttatttatatctaGAAATAAAAAATGCCAAAGGTGTCTGGATAGTGGAGGAATGGAGCAGTTTTCATAATTTAcgattttccaataaaatgatAGACGTGTATTGTGTGATTGTTAAATGAATTCTGTTCCATTAAGATTCAATTGTTTGCTGTTATAGTTTTTGCATGCATGTTGTAAAGCTTATCGGATAACTAAATTGAAAACCCGTTACCATCAGGGTCTCAGTATGCGCTACAAACTGATGATGACAAATGGACCTCCAGGAGATTTTTGGCGGGAGCATTTCTCAGCAGATGAGTTTTGTAAGTATCAACAGATTCTTTCAAGAATCGTGACGACAGATAAATgggttcaatataatttattatacggTATGATAGCAAATGCTAATATCCTACCTATTAATCAACTCACTATCTGaacttatatattataatattcaatggcaaataaattgatttgatttgataatattagcaTCATCATTATAAATAGATGTTGCCAATGTGATATCAGTTACATTAATATTCTTCAGGCTCTTTTTACATTAGTATTGGTTGCCACACCAGTGAAACATTATTTGTCCGATATAGTAGCGagcattatatattattattccaacAAATTGCCTAATTTCCATTTCTCAGATTGTATTTTTCCATGTGGACTAGATGTATATAGCAATATCTAAACAAAAAcaacataaaattgaaaacatcttacgcattaaaaaaatgatattcGAGTTATGTTGAGAAATTAGTTTGTGATATTGGTTCCAAATCAGCTTCTCATCAGACATTATGTGATCTTAGTTTCACAAACTATTCCATCATCAACTAACACATCATAATCATATTgcttaattattgtttttactttcttgTCAAAAAAATCACTTGTTATGATAGTTACAACAGTTTTGCAAAATTTTCAGATATATTGCCAGTGCTAATCTCATTCCTTTTGACGTACGTTCTCCTAACTATTGCTGTGTTTATGTGCGCAAGTGAGTATTGGAGATCAAATAACATATTTTGCATGGAAAAGTTGCTGTAATTCTGAGGCTAGACCAAACAAGCGAATGCTTGTTTCGAACAAAGATTGATAAACATCTGGATAAAGCCAGTTTATAATCTCTAAAATCATGAGATCTAACATTGAATTTCTACACTTTTGGGGGCATAATTATTTACCATGCTTCTCAAATGTCCGGCTGTTTCTATGTGTTTAATGCTTCAGTTCATTCGTGCTCTAGTTCAATCAATGCTCGTTCGGTCTAACCCCAGCCCAAGAGTATATGTATCTTTAAATCAGGAACTGTCTTTAAATCTTCAATCCAAGAATTAATATGGTGAGAGTAAGATAAATTAGATTATGCAAATACATTTCTAACTaacaaaatcatcaaaattcatttttttttttttttgcctACTGTCTTCCAGGCATCATTATCTACCATTACATCTAGTCAAGAACCAGTTCTGCCAATCCATAACAGAgatataaagctgcgtacacatatacgcgcctccaacccgcaccgagcacgctctgccctcgtaccgccctcgttcctccctcgtaccgccctcgttcctcaaTCGTATCGCAgtcgctccgcctccgctctgcagtcgcactcatcatgaacgttaaggaagatgttagctcttctcgcgtccCCCGGTCGacccactgttgctccccggtcgatcatcaatcgctctgctggagtgacgttcggttgtggagcagagcgaaagtctgtacgcaccaaAGGTGCGCagccgaacgtcactccagcagagcgattgatgatcgaccggggagcaacagtggttcgaccggggaacgcgagaagagctaacatcttccttaacgttcatgatgggtgcgactgcagagcggaggcggagcgactgcggtacgatggaggaacgagggcggtacgagggcggagcgtgctcggtgcggagcgtgctcggtgcgggttggaggcgcatatatgtgtacgcagcttaagaattACCAAGTTCCAACTGCATGTCATTGAGATCAGATGTTACTGACAAAGTTCCAATGGCAGATGGAACCTTGTCAAACTATCATTTTGTAGTTTCCCGCCATTTCAGTTTCAGCTCGCAGTGGTTTGTAGGTTAGTTTTGCATTACAGATAGATTGCAGTCTGTGTTTATGTTGTTTCAACTCGTGTCGATGTTTTTCTATGCTTTATGCTTGATAATATCTcattattaacaattattttaGTTCAAGCTAATGCTACTAATATTTATACACTGTGTTAgatttgtgataaaataatcatgAGTGATTCTGAAAGTGATAAGTCAGTGGATATTTTTGATGATTCTGAAGATGATTTTATACCACCTACATCGTCAGATCCTGATTCAGAAAGTTCTGAATATTCCGATTTGAATGATGAAACCAATTTGTCAAGGTAAGATGATGACCCATTttcttatttttgtgtattaaTGTGCTCTGATTTCACTAAAAAAGCTACGCTAGGAGTTAGGTTAAATTGAAAACTCAATGCCTGATTCAGCTGATATTTAGACTTGTAATATTTTGTGTTCATTTTATGAGCTCAGACAAGTTGAATACACATAGTCTTTATCTCTAATAAcacttttcaactttaaaatagtGAATTTATGGTCTTATCGATGAGACCAACAATTTTCAACTTGACCTATACTTAAGCCTAACCTAAAACTCTTGTCATTACGTTTTGTTGAGTAGGTACCCTCCCAGTACCAGACCGGCTGACATGGTTGCATTAccaataatgtttattttttatgattgtaGGATATCAGGCAAGACAAATTGAACTCAAATTTCAGCTCTTAATAAACTGTAATTTTCTCAATAGGCccactttttttttaatttcacctAGGGAATGCTGTctctgaattgaaattttattatttttattcagctttcaatttcttcattttgtttttcagtATCAATTTTATAGCATgcagaagtattattattaatatttatttgactgaaataaaatttgtttttttttttcaggaGAGAAAGACTTGTAAGGAAAATAGCTCCAGCAAAAAGGAAACTCATCTATGAAAGCGTGTCTTCTACTATTACTGATGAGGTCAATAAAAACATGGACATGGACATCAACCAAAATGGAGAGGTTGACCGAAACACTGGAACTGATAATCGGTAAGATATTGCAAGAATATGATTTTCATCTAACTTATCAAACATGGAATAAGCTCATActttaatttttcaagttttatttttcatttagatGCCTACCTATTGCAACAGCTTGCAGCTACATTTTATTGAGCTGCATGTACATGTTCAAATTTTCCATCTAATTCTGCCAAATAGAAGAGCTTCCAATTCCTTGAAATTCCTTTCTGATTTCTTAGAAGAAATTTgatcgaaaattttgatgtgtTCGCACAGCTTTagattaatgaaataaaatgtgATAGGCTATGGAAAGTATGCTATGTTGGAATGGATTAAAAGATTCCAATGCAGTGTCCAATTTGTTAGTTAAATTGTAGAACTAAAAAATATGCATACATTTCACAACAAGATAAATGTAATCTAGTACCTAGTACCATACTAGTATGATACTGTAACATAATAATTTGGTACCTAGATGTTATATGGTACTaggaacatttttttattgcatGCTGTTTTACAGCGTGAACAAAAAGTCCCTATGAGTGAAACATTGCCATCATGGCATACTGATAATAAAACAATGCCATCATGCAATTACTGCAAAGAGACTTTATGATCACTCTGTATCAATGCTTCCAGTAGTAATCTTCCGGGAAAAGTCTAATCTGAGATGCCTCTTGTTTAATTTTCTCAAGCTTGACTTTAAAGTTATGTTGGCAatgtattaaaaatgaataatgagaTGATGTTAAATCATGCATCATGATTCATAAAtttttgttgttcttcttccaAATAGATAATGTACATTTCAAATGAACTTTTTCTCATTTCAGACATGACATCTGCACCGAAAATCTGTGGAGACACCTCATCTTGACATTGCATCGAATATTATTACTGCACCAGTCACTCCTAAGAAGAAATTTAGAAAGATTGTGGCAAAACCATCTTACTGGAAAAGTAATGTAAGGAAAGAACAGTGTCAAGCTGGTAAGATGTATGAGAGTCGTAGGGGCAAGGAGGTTCATGCAAAAAAAGTTAAGACTCTGAAAAACTGTAATACTTCGTGTAAATTCAAATGCAGCAGAAAAATATCAGATGATGAACAAACCAAGCTTCATAAATCATACTATTCTATTGGAATTAATGAGAAACGGCATTTCATAATCAACACATCTGAACGATATCTCACAGCTCGTCCTAAACGATCAAATGATGCTAATTCTAGAAGATTGTACTCtttcaagtattttttcaatgtgAAAGGGGAAAAAATTCAAGTATGCAAATCTTTCTACCTAGGAACTCTTGACATCTCACAGAAACCAATTTATACAGT
Coding sequences within it:
- the LOC120354359 gene encoding uncharacterized protein LOC120354359, producing the protein MSDSESDKSVDIFDDSEDDFIPPTSSDPDSESSEYSDLNDETNLSRRERLVRKIAPAKRKLIYESVSSTITDEVNKNMDMDINQNGEVDRNTGTDNRHDICTENLWRHLILTLHRILLLHQSLLRRNLERLWQNHLTGKVM